In Sphingomonas sp. JUb134, the sequence GTGAGCGCCGTGCTTGCCGGCGCGGCCAATGGTTCGCTGGTCTTCATCCTCGCCCGCATCGTCGGCGGCCTGGGCGTCGGCGCCGCGAGCGTCATCTCACCGGTCTATATCTCGGAAGTCACCCCGGCATCGATCCGTGGGCGGCTATCGAGCGTGCAGCAGGTGATGATCATCACCGGCCTTACCGGCGCGTTCGTCGCCAACTTCGTGCTGGCGCGCTATGCCGGTGGCTCGACGTCCGAGTTCTGGCTGGGCTTCCCGGCCTGGCGCTGGATGTTCTGGCTGCAGGCCATCCCGGCCGCCATCTATCTGCTGGCGCTGCTTGTCATCCCGGAAAGCCCGCGCTTCCTGGTTGCCAAGGGACGTGATGCGGACGCGCATGCGGTGCTCACCCGCCTGTTCGGCAGTGCGGAGGCCGACCGCAAGGTCGTCGAAATCCGCAACTCCCTCGCGGCCGACCATCACAAGCCCAAGCTGTCGGACCTCCGTGACAAGGCAACCGGCAAGATCCGTCCCATCCTGTGGGCCGGTATTGGCCTCGCGATCTTCCAGCAGCTCGTCGGCATCAACGTCGTCTTCTACTATGGCGCGGTGCTGTGGGAGGCGGTTGGCTTCACCGAGGACAACGCGCTCCAGATCAACATCCTGTCGGGCGTGCTGTCGATCGCAGCCTGCCTGTTCACGATCGCGACCGTCGATCGCATCGGTCGCAAGCCGCTGCTGCTCGTCGGGTCGGCCGGCATGGCCGTCACCCTGGCCGTGGTGGCCTATGCCTTTTCGACCGCAGTCACCGATGCGTCCGGCGCGGTTTCGCTGCCGGGCCACAACGGCATGATCGCGCTGGTCGCGG encodes:
- a CDS encoding sugar porter family MFS transporter encodes the protein MTDSFRGPGQGGAGIATNHGFIAAIVAVATIGGFMFGYDSGVINGTQKGLESAFDLGRLGIGVNVGAILVGSAIGAFGAGRLADAIGRRNVMMLSAVLFLVSAVLAGAANGSLVFILARIVGGLGVGAASVISPVYISEVTPASIRGRLSSVQQVMIITGLTGAFVANFVLARYAGGSTSEFWLGFPAWRWMFWLQAIPAAIYLLALLVIPESPRFLVAKGRDADAHAVLTRLFGSAEADRKVVEIRNSLAADHHKPKLSDLRDKATGKIRPILWAGIGLAIFQQLVGINVVFYYGAVLWEAVGFTEDNALQINILSGVLSIAACLFTIATVDRIGRKPLLLVGSAGMAVTLAVVAYAFSTAVTDASGAVSLPGHNGMIALVAANLYVIFFNASWGPVMWVMLGEMFPNQIRGSGLAVSGFAQWIANAAISVSFPALAVSPGLAVTYFGYAFFAAVSFFFVKAMVNETRGRELEDMAG